The following is a genomic window from Streptomyces lincolnensis.
GCCGACGGTGTTGTACCCGATCGACTTCTCCACGATGGGCAGCGGCAGGTGAGCCGCCGCCCGCGCCGCAGGACGCGTCGACAGCAGCAGAAGGACACGCAGTTCACCACGTTCCTGGCCGCTGCCGTGGCCGTGGGCATGGTCGTGACGGTGGTCAACTGGCTGCTCGCCCACTGGTGGGTGCTGCTCGTGGCCGCGGTTCTCGCCGTCGTGGGCGGTACCGGGTGGTGGCAGCAGCGGAACCGGCGGGCGCGGTGGGCGCAGGCGCAGGCACGTGCCTTGCGCTACGGGCTGGCGCAGCTGGACGCGCTGACGCACCGGCAGTTCGAGCACGCGATCCGAGACCTGATGCGCCGCGACGGCTGCACTGACGCCGTGCAGGTCGGCGGGCAGGGTGACCTGGGAGCGGACGTGAAGGCCACGGACCCTTCGGGACGGCGCTGGGTGATCCAGTGCAAGCACCGCAGGAACGGGGACCGGGGCGCGGCGGTGGGAACGCCGGATCTCCAGGTGCTCAACGGCACGGGCCGCCCGGTGCATGGGGCGGACGTCGTGGTGATGGTGACCAACGGCAGGATCACCCGGCCCGGCCGCGACTTTGCCCAGCAACAGAGGCTCCACCTGGTCGACCGACGAGTCCTGGGGGAGTGGGCTGCGGGATCCCGGCCACTCTGGGAACTGCTGCGGGCTCTGCCACCCCCGCGTAGGCCGTCAGCGCTCTCCTGACCATGGTGTAGCTCCCTGTGCCTCTGACCACCCTGGCACGAGGCGGCGTGATCACACCGACCGGCACCGGTTCACGTACGGGGCAACCCCAGCGCCGGGGAGCCCACCGGTGGTCCCAGCAACACCCCCACACCCACTGTCTGGCCGCACTGTCCCATCGCCCCGTGTCCGCCAGAGTCGTGGGAGTCGGCGGACACGGCCGACGGATTCTCCATCGGGAGGGGAAACAGCATGTCCGAAGCAAGAGGTGGGGCACATCGCGGCATGGCCCGACGAGGGTTCCTGGCCGGGGCCGCCGTCGTGACGGGTACGGCACTGACGACCACCGCATCCGCCGGCACGGCACGCGCGCTCGGGGCGAGGGCCGGAAACGGCGCCGACGCCAGCCTGTTGGCGTTCACCCACGTCACCCTGATCGACGGATCGGGAGCACCCCCGGCCCCCGACATGACGGTCGTCGTCGAGGGCGGCCGCATCACCCAACTCGCCCCGAGCGCACGCATCCGGCTCCGCCCGGGCACCCGCACGGTCGACCTGACCGGCAAGTACCTGATCCCGGGACTGATCGAGGCGCACACCCACAGCGACGGCCCGGAGACAGTGATCCCGACGCTGTACGCCCTCGCCGGCGTCACCACGGTCCGGGAGATGCGGGGCCAGCCGGTCCACCACGAGTGGCGCGAGAAGATCCGCAGCGGTGCGCTGCTCGGACCCCGCTGGGTGGTCGGCAGCCCCATCGTCGACGGCGGGCCATCACTGTGGGCGGCCGACGTGGGCCCGACCATCGAGGTGCGCGACGCGGCCGAGGCCCGGCGCGCCGTACGACGGGTCAAGCGCGAGGGGGCGGACTTCGTCAAGGTGTACTCCCGACTGTCCCGCGAGGCCTACTTCGCCATCGCGGACGAGGCCCGGCGCCAGGGCATGCCCCACCTCGGGCACTGCCCCGACACCGTACGGATCGCGGAGGCGAGCGCCACCGGCCACCGCACCATCGAGCACCTGCACGCGCTGCTCCTGGCGACCTCACGGCACGAGAAGGAGATACGGCGCCGCCTGGCCGCCGTACGGATCGACCCGCGCGATCCCAGCAGCCTGTCCCGCTACCACAGCTGGTTCCAGCAGGTGCACCCCCTCGAATGGCGGGCGGTGCAGGGCTACGACCGGGACCGGGCGGACGCCCTCTTCCGGAGTCTGGCGGCCGACGGGACAGCGGTCGTCCCCACGCTCAGCGTGCACCGCACGCTGGAGCTGCCCGACGACGTTCCGTCCCGGGCCGAGGAGTGGAAGTACCTGCCCGCCTGGCAGGTGGAGAGCTGGCCGGACCAGCTGACGGCACTGACCGGCGGGCGCACCCCCGAGCAGGCCCGGCAGATCCGCCGGATCTTCGAGCACCGGCTCCGGCTGGTGAGCGAGCTCCACGGCGCGGGCGTGCGGCTGGCCGCGGGCACCGACACCGGCACGGGATACCTCGTCCCGGGCTTCGCCCTCCACGACGAGCTGGCCCTCCTCGTGGCGGCCGGCCTCACCCCGGCCGAGGCCCTGCGCGCGGCCACGCGGGACGCGGCCCACACCCTCGGCCTGCCCGCCGTCGGCACCGTGGCCCGCGGACAGGCCGCCGACCTGCTCGTCCTCGACGCCGACCCGCTGCGCGACATCCGCAACACCCGCCGCATCCACGGCGTGGTCGTCGACGGCAGGTGGATCCCGCCGGAGGAACGCCGCCGACTGCTCGCAGCGGTGGAAGAGGCCGCCGCACAGACCCCGCCGCCCCAGGAGGGGGCGACCATGACGGGCTGCGGCTGCGGAGGACACCCCTGACAGCCCTCTGGCGGCGGCCTCGCCGACGAGTGACGCCGGCCGCAGCCCGGACGCGCTGTTGTGGCGCCTGTCCGTCGGGGTGCCCCTGATACACGCCGGCCGAGAGCCGGAGGCGTCCGAGGCGCTGGTGAACCTGCTGACACTGCGTCTGCGTGAGACGGCGCGGGCGGGCGACGGCAGCGGCGGGTACGGCGGCCGGGACCGGTGGGAGGAGACCCACAGCGGTGAACTCGATCAAGTTCGAGGGAGCATTCGAGCGGTCGAGCCCGCGGCCTGGGTGTGAAGGGCGCTACTCGGCCCGCCACCAGCCCTGTCCGACATGCCAGTCCCTGACCCAGTGCAGGAAATTGCCCCCCGGCTGATCGGACGTGTGGTCGGCATAGGGTGCGGCGCATCCGTCTCCGAGCCACCACACCCGGCCGCGTTGCGGCCCGGTCACCACCAACGTCCAGTACTCACCGGGTCTGTCGCTGCCCAGCAGCACCGAGCCGTGCTGGTAGGTCTGGTGCAACAGAGACGAGTGACGGGTGTGGTCGTAGTAGTCGTACTCCCACTGCCACTCCTCCTCAAGAGGGAACGGCTGGCCGGGCACGCGTACGGCGGCGCCATCGAACGGCTCCGGGCTCATCCAGCAGTCCGCTTCCCAGACGGCCCAGCTGTCCGGCTTCTCTCCCAGGGGCAGCAGACCACCCTCGTCAGGCGGACCGTCGTCGGTACCGTTCGCGATCTCGGTCACGAAAGTGCGATACGGCTCCGGCAACACCACCCCGTGCCTTCGCTCCCACACCCGAAGCTCTTCCCCGTCCAAAGGGCGGTGACGGACCTTGGCCGGAAAGGCTTCACGCAGGACGGCTATCGCACCCGACATCGCATCTTCCGCGCCCTGCAGGTACCACCGGGCACTGACACTCTGCAAGCAGGAAACCCGGCCGACTTCAGGCTGGGCTGACCACGCCCCCGCCCGCATGGCTCACGGGCTGGATGGGCGGATGGGGGGGGGAGAGGGGCGAGAGCGCCCTCCCTGCGCTGCCGCCTTGGCGCGGAGCGCGGGCGCATGCCCGGCTTGCGTGAGCGCGGCCAATGGGGTCAGTTGGGGCTGGGAGTCGAACCCCGACGACATCGCCGCGCTCAGCCCACACCGCAGGGACAACGTGCTCCGCTTCGGCGGCGACGACACTGGGCTCCTCCACATCCCGCCGTCGCCGTACGGCAGCGCGCTGAACCTGCGTGCAGACTCGG
Proteins encoded in this region:
- a CDS encoding restriction endonuclease gives rise to the protein MSRRPRRRTRRQQQKDTQFTTFLAAAVAVGMVVTVVNWLLAHWWVLLVAAVLAVVGGTGWWQQRNRRARWAQAQARALRYGLAQLDALTHRQFEHAIRDLMRRDGCTDAVQVGGQGDLGADVKATDPSGRRWVIQCKHRRNGDRGAAVGTPDLQVLNGTGRPVHGADVVVMVTNGRITRPGRDFAQQQRLHLVDRRVLGEWAAGSRPLWELLRALPPPRRPSALS
- a CDS encoding amidohydrolase family protein — translated: MARRGFLAGAAVVTGTALTTTASAGTARALGARAGNGADASLLAFTHVTLIDGSGAPPAPDMTVVVEGGRITQLAPSARIRLRPGTRTVDLTGKYLIPGLIEAHTHSDGPETVIPTLYALAGVTTVREMRGQPVHHEWREKIRSGALLGPRWVVGSPIVDGGPSLWAADVGPTIEVRDAAEARRAVRRVKREGADFVKVYSRLSREAYFAIADEARRQGMPHLGHCPDTVRIAEASATGHRTIEHLHALLLATSRHEKEIRRRLAAVRIDPRDPSSLSRYHSWFQQVHPLEWRAVQGYDRDRADALFRSLAADGTAVVPTLSVHRTLELPDDVPSRAEEWKYLPAWQVESWPDQLTALTGGRTPEQARQIRRIFEHRLRLVSELHGAGVRLAAGTDTGTGYLVPGFALHDELALLVAAGLTPAEALRAATRDAAHTLGLPAVGTVARGQAADLLVLDADPLRDIRNTRRIHGVVVDGRWIPPEERRRLLAAVEEAAAQTPPPQEGATMTGCGCGGHP
- a CDS encoding SMI1/KNR4 family protein gives rise to the protein MRAGAWSAQPEVGRVSCLQSVSARWYLQGAEDAMSGAIAVLREAFPAKVRHRPLDGEELRVWERRHGVVLPEPYRTFVTEIANGTDDGPPDEGGLLPLGEKPDSWAVWEADCWMSPEPFDGAAVRVPGQPFPLEEEWQWEYDYYDHTRHSSLLHQTYQHGSVLLGSDRPGEYWTLVVTGPQRGRVWWLGDGCAAPYADHTSDQPGGNFLHWVRDWHVGQGWWRAE